The genomic stretch ATCGGAATAAAGGCTGCCAATTAATGCTGCAAAAAGTATCGCAATTACGATTGTAAGCATCCTAATAGCTGTATTTCTATAAATTAGTTTCAGTCTAAGTACAATAATGTTCATTAATCCATTCATATGTCACCTTCTAGGGGATTTTTGGCTAACTACAAACCTTAAAATATCTTTTGCTTGTTATGAATAACATGAACAATGATAAAACGAATAATAGTATTCCAATATAAAATCCTTCTCTTAAATTATAGCCAGATTGAAAATATAATAAGCCTCTAATCATCCAGTAATTAGGTGAAATAATTGCAATTTTCTGTAAAGCCTCCGGCATCATTTGAATAGGAATGATACTACCTCCAATAATTGCATTGATAAAAATAAATATATTGCTCAGTAAAATGACACCCTCTTCTCTTTCTATAAACGCGGTCATAAACATTGCAATAGAAACATCAAACAAAATTGCAACAATTAGAAATACACACATGACAAAAAATGCTTTGCTCATAACCCCACCGGTAAAAGCAGTAAACAGCAATAACCAACCTAGAACTATTGTACTAATAAATAAAGTTGTACCAAGCGCTTTACTGATCATATAGTGAAATAATGATATCTTTGATATTTTCAACCTAACAAAGCACATATCTTCTCTTTCTCTAATGAGATTAATTGCAGCATACACTGCTATATACATTAAAAACATTACGATAATTGCCATGAAATAATAGATAGTTGATACTACAGAAGGAACGTTCACAATTTCTTCATAGCTAAACATACTTGTTCTAGATAATGCGGTAAATATCAAATCATAAGAAATCTGTTCGTTGTAAACAACTAATGTATCCCAATCATAGCCCAAGTCTTCCATCTGATCAAATAATGTAACGATGCCGATCTCTACAGTAGAGATATATTTCTCATAACTCATAATGACATTTTTTATCAATAATGTTTTTAAAGGTTCTTTATGGTTTACTTTAACAAGGATTGGATTATAAGAAAAATTCATTACACTTTTTACAAATCCTTTGGGCATAAGAATTACAGCATCTAATTTTCCTTCCTCAAAGGCTTCATATACTTCCTCAGCCGTACCCTCAGTAACATTTGCAAACTGGGTAAAAGCTTCCGAGCTAGTAAAACCATCCGCAACCATACCTGCGTAGATACTTTCATCTTCAAGAATCAATCCAACCTCTAATGGCTCAATAAAGGATTCTTCAACATTGTTTAATGTAAAAAATAAATAAACAAATAAAAATATACATATTGGTACAACAAAAAGCATGATATTTCTCTTAAATTGACGTATCTGGCCTATATAATTTTTATAAATCATTCTAGCAAATAGACTAGCCGAACTCATCATGGATTCATCTCCTTATCCATTTGCAGCAAATCATATAGTCGATTTTTGTCAATATTAGTCTGTAATGTGTGTTCAATATCCTTAAAAAGAGTACTTAATTCCTCTTTAGTAAGTAACGAAACATTAATTGCATCTGCCATGTCGAACCCTTTTAATTCTACAGCTTCATTAGCCTTTATAACCGTAGTGTTTACATTTAGCTCATACTTAATTGGCATGTCAGTAAAACCCTTTAAGCTACCTCTAAGGATATGTTCCCCTTTCCTAATAACAGATCTTTTATCAATAAACAAAGATGAATCTAATGTTACATCTAAGTAATCGTTAAGGTTCAATTTTTCCAAACTATTTTCATCAAACAAAAAGACCGAATTCATTGTATTCATTGCATATCCAAGCTTTTTATCCAGAAGCATGGTATTTAAAATATCATTTAGGAAGTCTACTAACTCCTGCGCATCAGCATTCATCGTATATTTCTTACAGGCAACTTGGTTTTCATTTATAGTAATTTTTTCTTTGTCTGGTTTCTGACTCAAAGTATTCAAAATAAATGCTTTAGATAAATCTACATATTTTTGTGCTTCAAATGCATAAACATTTTCATAGGCTTTTGTATTGATATTTTCTTTAAGGCTTGATAATAAAATTTTTGCCTGTTCATTGTTTGTACCATACTTATCCAAAAAAACTTCCCAGGTCATGTAAAGAGGTTGAGGATATAAAAGTGGTATATCTAATGCAATTAGCTGATCGTTTGCAAAAACTTGACCTTCAATGGTTGAAATATCTTTAATTCTAATATCAAAAACGAGTTCTATTTCCCTTGTCTGCGCGTTATATCTATGTATTGTATTTACATTGATATCCTTAATAACGTTTAGCATTAATTTTGTTTCTGGATCATTTACTGCCTCTTGATCAAGCTTTGAGAACTCTATCTTATTGGTTGTCTCATATGTGTCTAGGAAAACGGTCTTAACGGTACTGTCAAAAACAATTTCTTCGTTAGATTTACTATCATTCTTCCCAATAGCAACCATAACAGCACATATAACAGCTATAGTTACAATAACAGCAACAACCTTACTTTTTGACTTATGATTAAGTTGGTTTGTTCCATCATTCATAACCTCTTTTTTCGCTGTCATATAGCCTCCTTAGTTATCTAAATAATTTATCAAATCATCATAATGTCGGTTCGCATCATCATAACCTAGCTGATAAAGTTGTTCTAATTTTTTGATATCCTTTTCAGCTCTTTTAATATTTAAATCTTCGCTTGGTGCAATAACATAAGCTAAGCCTTCTTTGCAATACATATCCAAAGCATCTAGTGCATTATTATAATCCTTATATCTATTTTGAAGAGCATTTACTGCTCCCTTACAATCTTTACCCAGTAATAATTTATATAAAGCAACTGCATTTGATTGCTTTTTCCTATATCCATTACATCTAGTTAAAACAACAATGTTTTTTTTATTTCCATCCGAAATGGCTTTTTCAATCGGTATTGAATCAGATAAACCTCCATCTAATAAATCCATACCCCTTAATTTAACAACAGGTGCATAAAGAGGCAAACTGCTTGAGGCTCTGACCATCATATTTAACTCATCATTACTAATTGAATCATGACAATCCAGATACACAGGTTTGCCTGTCTTGCAGTCTGTTGCGACAGCTAATAGCTTTTGTTTTGACTTTCTAAAAGTATCATAATCGTATTTTACAAGTTCATTTGGTATTTGATCAAATATGAAGTCCATATTGAATAATCCTGTACCATCAAATATGCCTTTGTATCTTATATATCTAGGATCTAGTACCATTTCAATCGTTACTTTTTTGTTTCGTCCGTGTTGCTTTGAAACATAAGACATAGCTTGGCATGCTCCTGCAGAAACACCAATTACATAAGACAATTCTAATTCTTTTTCTAAAAAATACTGCATTACTCCGGCGGTATATGCTCCTCTCATACCACCGCCTTCCAGTATTAAACTGCTCTCTTTTCTCATTTGAATTAATCCTTTTCTTTATTAATGAATGTCTTTTAAAAACACCTTGAAAATATCCTCTAAGCTTGTAGTTGCTTCTTCCTTTTGTTGATATTTCTCTAAATCTTCTTGATATTGTTCACCTTCTACTGATTTCATGCTAAGTTGTATTCTCTTTGCTTCTTTATCAATATTGATTATTTTAACTTGCACCTTATCTCCTACAGCGACGACTTCTTGAGGTTTACTTATTCGTTTATCACTCATTTCAGAAATATGAACAAGTCCGTCTATACCATCACCAATTTTTACAAATGCACCGTAGGTAGCTATTCTTTCTACTTCTCCGGTTACTATTTTTCCTACTGTATATTCGATCATTGAATGCTCCCACGGATCTTCTTTAACATCCTTTAAGCCTAATCCAACTTTCCCTGTTTTGGTATCGATGTCGATGATATAAACCTCAACTACATCCCCTTCCTTAACTATCTCTGATGGATGCTTCACTTTCTTCCATGATAAATCTTGAATATGAACCAAACCTTGGACACCACCAATATCAACAAAGGCACCAAAATTAACTACCTTAACTACGGTACCCATAAATTTATCGCCCTTTTTAATCGTATCCATCATAAGACTCTTTTGTATTTCATTCTCTTTAAGCTCTACCTCTTTTCTAGATAGTACAACCTTCTTTTTGTCTTTATCAAAATCTATTACTTTGACTATTAGCTCCTCACCAATGAAACTATTTAAATCCTCTACGTACTTAATTGATAACTGAGAAGCTGGAATAAATGCTCTTGCACCCTTCACATTACAAACCACTCCTCCTTTAACAACTTCCTTAACCTTAACATTCATTTTATCACCACTAATAAATGCCTTTTCTAATTCACCCCAAATTAATATCTCTTCTGCTTTTTTTATAGATAGGAGAATATTTCCTTCTCCGTCGTCTGTTTTAATAATTTCAGCTTTGACTGGATCTCCTTCTTGATACATCTCAGTAATGACTTGTTCTTCAGTTGCCATAGTTTCAGCGACTGGAATGATTCCATCAGAAATATATCCAATATTAACTAAAAGTTCACTATCTGTAACGGTAATGATCGTCCCTTCGACTATATCACCTAAATATAGTTTTTTAAAACCTTTATAAAGTTCATTCTCAAATTCATCCATAGAAGGTATGACCTCTATATCTTCAATTTCCTTTTCACTGTTTTCAATAAGTTCAATTTCATTCTTTTCAATTTGCTCGTTTGGATTTTCATTCATTGTGTTTTCATTGCTTTCATTTTCATTCATAATAACCGCTCCTTAAATTGCATTTTCATGATTTATTTTTTCATCTTCTATCTTAATTATAAATTGTTATCTTATTCTGTTTACTCACGCTTCATTATATCATAACTCTTTTTTCTTTAAAAGTATAGTTGTAACACTTTTGCATGTCTGAACATAAATTATACTAGGACAAGAATAAAAAAGGAGGTATATATATGGCTGACGGATTTATAGGTGATTTTGATACAGTATCATTATGCAGGTATATTGGTCAAACAGTAACAATTTTCACTGCTAGTGGAGGCCTTTCCGGTCATGGTTTTACTGGGATTTTAATCGCTGCAAACGATTGTTTTGTAAAGTTAATATCTAGAATTGGAGCTGCACCTGATTGCCCAGTAGGTAGTACTTGTGGTGTTCCACCAAGAGCAGGTTATGGATATGGTGGATGTGGTCTTGGTTATGATGCAGTTGGTGCTGGATTAGCTTATGGTGGTCTTGGTTCAGTAGTAGTTATTCCTACAGATAAGATTGTTTCATTCGTTCATAATGCAATCTAGTTACGAATATTCCTTTGGGACAAAAGTTTAAAATTTTGTCCCCTTTTTTTGTTGTTCAATTCACACTATTTTCTTGTTTAATACGACTCACCGACTGTCTTTAGAAATCATAAATGACTTGATTACACCATATACTTTATAAAATTCAAGTTTAAGGTACATAAATGGATCAATTATTATCCCTTCTTGAAAAATTATTATATCGCAATATAACAGTATATGTTACAAGCTATCAAAGTATAAAGTTTTCTGGTGTTCTAGTTTTTGTTAACAAATCTAGCATTCGTATTGTATTAAAAAAAAACAACGATCAAGCATCACCCAAAAGACCAATGATTAATTTTAACAAAAAACTCTATCATTCTGAAGGGGCCTTATACTTAGGAGCAATTGTAGAAATTCCTATTGATAAAATTGATGCCGTAGTTCATTATTCTATTTAATTCTTTTCTTCTTCATATTCATCTACAGCCTCCATACCCTTATATAAATTTAAAGTATGAAAACCATATTTCATTAAGGTATTCGCTACGTCTTTACTATTTTTCCCTCTTTGACAAATAAAAATATACGTTTTATTTATATTTAACCTATTAAAAGAATTTATAAGTTCATACTCTGGTACTGATAATGCACCTTGAATATGATTTTTTTCATATTCATATTTAGGTCTGATATCAATGAGTATGTAATTTTTATTACCTTGTAGTTTAAGTAATTCTTTATAGGTTATTTCATAATATGAACCTTTCACCTTACACTCCTCCTTAAAAAATTGGTCCCTTCAATACTTTATACTATTCATGAATGAACTAATAATTTCATTCCTAGTAACAATACTTCTTTTTTTTATTTTTTTTTACTAGGAAAGTTCTGCATATGCAATTGGAAAAGCGGCAGATATGAAACGTGGATATTTAACACTACGTATAAATAACTTTGTTATTTAACGCTGCGTATAAATAACTTTGTTATTTAACGCTGCGCAGCCGATTTTCTTGTAGCAAATATTATGTTATATTGATATAATATTCATAATATGTTGCTTGAAAAGGAGGTGTATTTCATTCATGAAGAATGAAAGAACAGAAGAATTGATCAATGAGATAAAAGATATTTCAAATGTTTATTCCTATATTAGTAAATATAATACTGATTTCCCAAACCTTACCTTTTCTAATTTTGTAGATTTGGTCATTCAGAAAAAACGACTTAAAAAAAGCCAGGTAGTAAAAAATGCTGGCCTACATAGAACCTATGGCTATCAAATCATATCAGGAAAAAAGAAACCCTCTAGAGATAAGGCGCTTACCATTGCTTATGGCTTAGAATTGAGCTTAGAGGAAACACAAAAGCTATTAAATATTGCAGAATTTAATCCACTCTACCCTAAAAACAAACGAGATTCTATCATCATTTTTACATTATGTAATCACTATAACTTAGAAAAAACGAATCTTTTACTTTACGATAACAAAGAAGAGCCTATTTCATAACCATGATCTAGACTCTTTATTTATATTCACCTATTTAATATGTTCATGTCCAAATAAATGCTCAAAGCAATACTCGTGTTGCCCTTCACATTTTGAGCAAACTCTAAACTCTAAATCTGTATCGTCCTCATCTGTACGTCCACAAACCTCGCATTTATGAAGATGATCCTTTTTAATCGTAGAATTTGTTCGATAAGTTTTTTTCCTGACATGTGATTTAGTAGCATTTTTTCTTCCTGATATAATATCCTTTCCAAAGAACACAAAATAATTCAATACTGATATACCAATTGCAATTTTTACAGTTAAACTACCCGTTAAAAAGCTAAAAATAAAGAATGCCCAACTTAGCCAACCTAAATATTTTACCTTAACAGGTAAGACAAAAAACAACGTAAACTGTTGTTCTGGATATAACTTTGCAAAAGCTAAAAATAAGGATAAGCTTAAGTAGTAATTATCCATAGACAACCCTGAGGCAAATGCGCCAATAATGATACCAAGAACCCCTAAAAAATAATAACAATTAAACTTGAAAGTTCCCCATTCATGCTCAAGGGAAGTTCCAATTAAATAATCAATATAAAGTGCAAAAAAAAGAAAAAACGTACTAACTTTAGGTGGAATAAACAAAAAGGTAACAACACGCCATACTTGTCCATGCAATACCAAATTAGGATCAAATACAAGATTATTGATAAACCCTGGGCTAAAATAGCCTAAAATAAGTACTACTACATTTGCAAACACGATATATCCTATCAAATTTCGAATTGCAAATTTACCAAACTTTCTTTCTAGTTTATATAAAAGCTTCATAGCTATCACTCCTCATGAATTATATGATTTACATTATTTCTGCCGCTATTCTTAGCAATATATAAGGCATTATCAGCAATGGCAAAAATTTTTATGTAATCATCCATTTTCTTAACCAAAGTTACTACTCCGATTGTCAAAGTTACTACATCTGCGCATTTAGAAAAATGGTGTTCAATATCCATTTCCACAATACCCTTACGCATTCTTTCCGCAATTTCTTTAGCCTCTGAAGGCTCTTTGTTCATTATAATTACTAAAAACTCATCTCCACCATACCTATAGATAAAGCTTTTTTCTTTGGCACATATTTTATTTAGTACATTACTAACAGCTATTAAACATTGATCTCCTGCTAAATGTCCATAGTTATCATTGTATTCTTTAAAGAAGTCCACGTCAATCATAACAACTGAATAGGGCTTCTTATACTTTTTTGCTCGTTGAATAATCTTACTCGCATTGGTATTTAATGAATATCTATTATAAACCTTTGTTAACCCGTCTTTTTCAGTGAGTTCTTTTAGCTTTCTGTTGGTATCAATTAACGTTTGAGATTTATTACAATTGTTAAATGCAATTGTAATATAAGCTGATAATATTTTTAATATTTCTAAGTCATTTTCTGCATATGTATTTTCATAATAGCTATGAACATCAATTAAGCCTATCGCTTCATTCTCAAATATAAGTGGAGATGACATGACAGAGTTTATTTTTCCCATTCCAATCACAGAATAATCGAGCACCTGCGTACTTGGACTAATCGTTAAAATATCATTATCTATACTTCCTTCAGTTTTTTGTAAAAGGTTTGCAAGATGGTTGTCTTTATTGTCAAAATTATAAGTAAGCTTCTTGCTTTCGTTGTTGTTATTGTAAATAGTATAGTCTAGAACATTCCCTTTATTGATAAAACCTACCCCAAAAGAGTCACATTTAATTAGTTGAAAGATACTTTTATTGATTTTTTCAATGATTTCGTTTTGTTTTAGTGTGGATGTTATTTCTCTTCCAAGCTTTGATAAAACAACAAGATTCTCATTTATATTTGTCAATTCCTTTACTTTAATATCTGTTCTTAAGTACTCATACTTATTTATAATATTTTTCACCTTAATGTTTTTCCAAGTTTCATCATTAACAGTTTTTATATCGTTAAATCTTTTAAAATAACTTAAAGCCCTATCATATTGTTTATTTCTCTCATGAATCTTTGCAAGATATAAGTAAACCTTAAGCTCTGCTTTTAAACTTCTTTCTTTCAGAAGCAAATTACTCGCTTCAGTCAATATTTGTTCTGCTGCCTCATACTGATCACTTTCATAAAGCATAATTCCATATTCTGTCATAGTTTCAAGTAGATTTGGTAGCATTTTCAAGCTAGTGAACTTATATATAGATTTTTCGAAAAAGGCTATTGACTCCTTCAATTCACCTGTTAGGAAGTGATATTTTGCATACACCATGTATGCATAACCAAAATCAAAATCATCACTATTCTCAATAGCTGTATTGATTGCTTTTTTAATAAACATCCCAGCTTCCTTTACCCCACCTTCATTTATATAGCACTCTGCTAAATAACTATAGGCTTTGCTTAAGCTATAAGATACCTCTTTGGAAATACTCAAATCAACAACCTCTTCGAAATACTCAATCGCTATATTGTATTGTTCAAGCTCTTTGTATATGAATCCAATTCTTAGAAGAATGATTTCCTTTTCTTGATTACTAATTTTCAAGCAATTTAAATAGTATTCTAATGCACTTTCAAAATCGTTGACTTCTAATCTTAAATCTCCAAGCTGTTGCAATACTTTTGTATGTATATCTAAATAATGATTTTTATTACAAATGGTTAAACAGCTTTCAAAATATTCATTTGCATCAGAGAAATCCTTCGTTTTATACTTTAACATGCCAAAAAGAAGAGAGCATTTTGCAATGCCTTCTTCATAATTAGTATTCATAGATTTTTCATAAGCTTCTTCAGCTAAAATAGTTGCGTTCATTAAATCAGTTTCAAGTTTTGATTCAAGATATGCTTCTGCCTTTATGCACAAATCACTTATTTCTAACTTTATTTCATTAGGCATGTAACGATCCCCCGTACATGTAAAATTGACGACAATGATTCGGTATCGAGTTAATGTTCATCAATTATTATATCATTTTTCTACATATTATGAAAGCAATATTTTACCACTATCAATTCGTGATTACGAGTTCTGTATCCTTATCGAAAATATGAATTTTATTTAAATCTAGAGCTAAATGAATCGTGTCACCCGGTTTTGCTAAGGAACGCGGATCAACTTTTGCAGTAATCTCGCTGTCTTCCACTGACAAGTATAGAAACACCTCTGCACCTAATAATTCCGTTACATTCACTTTTGTTTCAATTACACTTCCTTTAGAAGCTTCAATAAATATTTCTGTATCGTGAATGTCTTCTGGACGAATGCCCATCACGACTTCTTTATTTATATATTCTCCATTAATCAACGTTTGTGCTTTACCTTCTGGTAATATAATTGATTGAGCTCCAAAAACAAGAGCGATACCTTCAGAAGTTTTTTCCACCTTAGTATTGATAAAATTCATTTGTGGTGATCCAATAAAACCTGCCACGAATTTATTGATTGGTTTTGAATATAAGTTAAGGGGTGTATCGACCTGTTGAATTACTCCATCCTTCATAACAACAATTCTCGTACCTAAAGTCATAGCTTCTGTTTGATCATGTGTTACATAAATGAAAGTGGTTTGAAGTCTGTGGTGTAATTTAGCAAGCTCAATTCTCATTTGAACCCTAAGCTTCGCATCTAGGTTAGAAAGTGGCTCGTCAAATAAAAACACCTTAGGATTTCGAACAATTGCTCGACCAATCGCAACACGTTGTCTTTGACCACCTGATAATTCTTTAGGCTTGCGATCTAATAAACTTTCTATACTTAAAATTTTTGCTACATCATCTACTTGCTTTTTAATTTCTGCCTTTGGTACCTTTCTTAACTTTAAACTAAAGGCCATGTTATCAAACACAGACATATGAGGATACAATGCATAATTTTGGAAAACCATTGCGATGTCTCTATCCTTTGGTTCAATATCGTTTACCATTCTTTCATCAATATATAATTCGCCCTCGGAAATATCTTCAAGTCCAGCTATCATACGTAAGGTAGTTGATTTTCCACAGCCTGATGGTCCAACGAAAATAATAAATTCCTTATCTAATATTTCAAGGTTAAAACCTTCTAC from Firmicutes bacterium HGW-Firmicutes-1 encodes the following:
- a CDS encoding patatin family protein encodes the protein MRKESSLILEGGGMRGAYTAGVMQYFLEKELELSYVIGVSAGACQAMSYVSKQHGRNKKVTIEMVLDPRYIRYKGIFDGTGLFNMDFIFDQIPNELVKYDYDTFRKSKQKLLAVATDCKTGKPVYLDCHDSISNDELNMMVRASSSLPLYAPVVKLRGMDLLDGGLSDSIPIEKAISDGNKKNIVVLTRCNGYRKKQSNAVALYKLLLGKDCKGAVNALQNRYKDYNNALDALDMYCKEGLAYVIAPSEDLNIKRAEKDIKKLEQLYQLGYDDANRHYDDLINYLDN
- a CDS encoding 30S ribosomal protein S1, yielding MNENESNENTMNENPNEQIEKNEIELIENSEKEIEDIEVIPSMDEFENELYKGFKKLYLGDIVEGTIITVTDSELLVNIGYISDGIIPVAETMATEEQVITEMYQEGDPVKAEIIKTDDGEGNILLSIKKAEEILIWGELEKAFISGDKMNVKVKEVVKGGVVCNVKGARAFIPASQLSIKYVEDLNSFIGEELIVKVIDFDKDKKKVVLSRKEVELKENEIQKSLMMDTIKKGDKFMGTVVKVVNFGAFVDIGGVQGLVHIQDLSWKKVKHPSEIVKEGDVVEVYIIDIDTKTGKVGLGLKDVKEDPWEHSMIEYTVGKIVTGEVERIATYGAFVKIGDGIDGLVHISEMSDKRISKPQEVVAVGDKVQVKIINIDKEAKRIQLSMKSVEGEQYQEDLEKYQQKEEATTSLEDIFKVFLKDIH
- a CDS encoding rhodanese-like domain-containing protein; translated protein: MKGSYYEITYKELLKLQGNKNYILIDIRPKYEYEKNHIQGALSVPEYELINSFNRLNINKTYIFICQRGKNSKDVANTLMKYGFHTLNLYKGMEAVDEYEEEKN
- a CDS encoding transcriptional regulator, which produces MKNERTEELINEIKDISNVYSYISKYNTDFPNLTFSNFVDLVIQKKRLKKSQVVKNAGLHRTYGYQIISGKKKPSRDKALTIAYGLELSLEETQKLLNIAEFNPLYPKNKRDSIIIFTLCNHYNLEKTNLLLYDNKEEPIS
- a CDS encoding sugar ABC transporter ATP-binding protein, producing the protein MANLSLQNICKRYPNGFSAVEGFNLEILDKEFIIFVGPSGCGKSTTLRMIAGLEDISEGELYIDERMVNDIEPKDRDIAMVFQNYALYPHMSVFDNMAFSLKLRKVPKAEIKKQVDDVAKILSIESLLDRKPKELSGGQRQRVAIGRAIVRNPKVFLFDEPLSNLDAKLRVQMRIELAKLHHRLQTTFIYVTHDQTEAMTLGTRIVVMKDGVIQQVDTPLNLYSKPINKFVAGFIGSPQMNFINTKVEKTSEGIALVFGAQSIILPEGKAQTLINGEYINKEVVMGIRPEDIHDTEIFIEASKGSVIETKVNVTELLGAEVFLYLSVEDSEITAKVDPRSLAKPGDTIHLALDLNKIHIFDKDTELVITN